The Brachypodium distachyon strain Bd21 chromosome 4, Brachypodium_distachyon_v3.0, whole genome shotgun sequence nucleotide sequence CTGGGAGAGCCCTTGTTGGGCGAAGAGCGCCGTGAGGTTGGCGAGgccggacgccggcggcgggatgtTGTTGTTGGCGCCGGCAaagctcgccgtcgtcgagTCCCGCCGTCCGACCTTCACCTCCCAGCTCGGACCACCCAGctacacacacatacacacatcACACATGTCAGGTCATCCATCGTCGTTAATTAGTTTCAGCATGGAGTTGCAATTAATGCATGCAAAGTACATACTACCTAGTTTTTTCTTAACTCAAACTTATTCAAGTTTGACCGAATTCCTAGAAAAGTCTACAATCATCGAGAActtcaaattagttttattaaacaTGTCACTACAttcatttgatattgtagatctcagtagatttttctataaattaaCCACAGAATTAGCTATATGACTTCTTATACTACCTTCGTTCCTTGTCTTATTTCAacgagaattatggaatggagggagtttGGGAACGGAGTGTAGCAAAGGTTAAAGTGCCTACGATGACGACGCTGTCCctggcggcgagggcgagcacgtcggcgcaggagacgaTGGCGGGGCAGAGCGCCTCGACGGCGGCCTTAGCGgcgtccaccacctcgaaccCGCGCACCGAACCGTTGTTGGGCGTCGCCGTCTTCTCCCCCTGGAAGCCCGGCGCGTCGTCTAGCAGCAGCGACCCGTCACAACCCTAATCGATTAAGAACATTGATTCATTGATTCGATCACAGACCAGTGCAAGAATTAAGGATCAATTATTTATTATGAGTTAAGTACTTGGacgaagcagtcgtggaagaagaggcggaGGATGGAGGCGCCGATGCGGGGCTCCCCGGCGATGGCGGCCTCCATCACGCTCTTCacggcgtccatggcgcccGGGCACGTGTAGGCGTAGAACCCCGTCGACAGCTGCTGCGCCGAcgacccgccggcgaggaccGCCGTGATCACCACGAGCAGCAGGACCAAgcacgggccgccgccgccgcttcttgCACTTGCACCAGCCATGTATATATCGTCGACCTTAATTGTATCTACTAATCAATGGAATCGATCCCTGCAGCTGGTTTAAGTGAGCAATGAACTATGGGAGTGTGTTTGTTGCCTTGAGCTAAGCTTGATAGGGCCTGGATATTTATAGCACAAGATGAACCAAACTTCTTGCAGCAGTACTGGCACATGCAGTCAGGCAGGCATATGCGCGTACTAGCTAGCTTGATAAGAATAGTTAACTACTCACCAACTCCGTTGGACTTTGAGTTGAACCTGTCCAGGACACGTACATTGCTGCACTCAGGTTTTGGTGAGTGAGAACACTTTGACCTCTAGTCaaattaagcaagaaaaaggaagaagaaaaaggtcgGTCGACACGGTTAAGTAAAGCTAGAGCAGGTGTAGTCACCCTCCATGcagctagcatgcatgcatggctgtAGTAGTAGCTAGTATAGCAGTCGTCGTTGCCTTTCTTGGGCCACGATAAAGCTTCCTTGCTTTGTTTAGCACATGAACATGTTGGTGCACGTCGATCATTTCTAGACCTCAGATTCATGCGTGCATGGTAATCTCAATATGAAAGAAGTACTCctcgttccatattaagtgttgaaatattgcatgtatctagatgcgttttaagaacagatacattcatattgaacaactttgagacacttaatattgCACcggagtagctagctagctagaatgATACATTTgctacacatgcatgttgcTAATCTATTGCATTCGTAGTCCTAGTTAAAGTTCAACATTGATTACCTTGCCATTGCATTCGTAATCGTACGTTTAGTGAACTCAATTTTATCTGTATATATTAATGTACATGCAGGCAATATGAATAATCCTGCGAGCCCTCTGCTTTGCAACACGCGCGTTGTTCAGGACGAGCATCTAGTTAACTAAAAGTTGTACTCATGTTTTCTGGATTCTCTTTGCAGAAAGATTCA carries:
- the LOC100841879 gene encoding peroxidase 4 is translated as MAGASARSGGGGPCLVLLLVVITAVLAGGSSAQQLSTGFYAYTCPGAMDAVKSVMEAAIAGEPRIGASILRLFFHDCFVQGCDGSLLLDDAPGFQGEKTATPNNGSVRGFEVVDAAKAAVEALCPAIVSCADVLALAARDSVVILGGPSWEVKVGRRDSTTASFAGANNNIPPPASGLANLTALFAQQGLSQKDMVALSGSHTIGQARCTNFRAHIYNDTNIDSGFAGGRRSGCPSTSGSGDNNLAPLDLQTPTTFENNYYKNLVGKKGLLHSDQELFNGGTTDPQVQSYVSSQSTFFADFVTGMIKMGDISPLTGNNGQIRKNCRRTN